In Vigna unguiculata cultivar IT97K-499-35 chromosome 3, ASM411807v1, whole genome shotgun sequence, a single genomic region encodes these proteins:
- the LOC114177282 gene encoding uncharacterized protein LOC114177282 — translation MPVRGSSWITLKFRGVLDVVRATKFQSGYVGLQRNRTIVSAAKPETVHWMHPNMQFYSTNSNNTSTNSKGIKDEKVESEPAAPAHSFKSFAFSYWLRWVLGTTLSILLPFWKPYWEKLQRIEGEAEFVIEEAEAVAKVVEKVANVAEKVSEDISEMLPEDGKLRKVTLVVEHASKEAAHDAQLTQQFIHKVEELKNDLDGIEAFVEPVIDKIVKI, via the exons ATGCCCGTTAGAGGCTCATCATGGATAACTCTGAAATTCAGAGGTGTTCTTGATGTAGTTCGAGCCACCAAGTTCCAATCAGGCTATGTTGGATTACAGAGAAACAGAACAATTGTGTCAGCTGCTAAACCAGAAACAGTTCATTGGATGCATCCTAATATGCAATTCTACAGCACCAATAGCAACAACACAAGTACCAATTCAAAAGG TATAAAAGATGAGAAGGTTGAATCTGAACCTGCTGCACCTGCACATTCTTTTAAAAGTTTTGCCTTCTCTTATTG GTTAAGATGGGTTTTGGGAACGACACTTTCTATCTTACTACCCTTCTGGAAACCTTACTGGGAGAAACTGCAGAGAATAGAAG GAGAGGCAGAGTTTGTGATTGAAGAGGCTGAAGCGGTGGCAAAAGTGGTAGAAAAAGTGGCAAACGTAGCAGAAAAAGTATCTGAAGATATATCAGAGATGCTTCCCGAAGATGGTAAACTAAGGAAAGTAACTTTGGTGGTAGAACATGCATCAAAAGAAGCAGCACATGATGCTCAGCTTACTCAACAATTCATACATAAG GTTGAAGAACTGAAGAATGACCTGGATGGTATAGAAGCCTTTGTTGAACCAGTAATTGACAAGATTGTAAAGATATAA
- the LOC114177749 gene encoding transcription factor bHLH143-like — MVKADSSLPCSHHVAWQSPSLNYLSMLPKPGSLGLPTYLNSSTSILPHGLAAPSIRSLKTELTNEMQGYLKYHHNADTSLKEMHLGGALQNANPSLQKRLLIFDRSDNKTRLFYGPVPPLVQSPTVTAKKFAQSYDVNGEEQTRIMGQKHLASYGILEESVEDNAVIEESEKHEDTEEINALLYSDDDSSEYDEDDCDEVTSTDRSPLATRRTYTIQEQCEDLKEEVASSYWPKKRMKLIDGGDNRSSPRVEKTTLVQPNETCDNISDAESKNSSGWTYSVDKTKVDDSGVCDIKLKKDKIRESLRVLENLIPGAKGKEPMLVIDGTIEYLKVLMSQTGSPGVEHH; from the coding sequence ATGGTTAAGGCTGACAGCTCCTTGCCTTGCTCACACCATGTGGCTTGGCAATCACCTTCTTTGAATTACTTAAGCATGCTGCCTAAGCCCGGCTCACTCGGTCTCCCAACATATCTGAACTCAAGCACTTCCATCTTACCTCATGGGCTTGCAGCTCCTTCTATTCGAAGTCTCAAGACTGAACTAACAAATGAAATGCAAGGATACCTTAAGTATCATCACAATGCAGACACAAGTCTGAAAGAAATGCATCTTGGAGGAGCTTTACAAAATGCAAATCCTTCTTTGCAGAAGAGGTTACTTATCTTTGACCGCTCTGATAATAAGACAAGGTTGTTTTATGGGCCTGTCCCTCCTCTTGTCCAGAGTCCAACTGTCACTGCTAAGAAATTTGCTCAAAGTTATGATGTAAATGGGGAGGAACAGACTAGAATTATGGGTCAAAAGCATCTTGCCAGTTATGGTATACTGGAAGAGTCTGTTGAGGATAATGCAGTTATTGAAGAAAGTGAAAAGCATGAAGATACGGAAGAAATAAATGCATTGCTTTATTCCGATGATGACAGCAGTGAATATGATGAGGATGATTGTGATGAGGTAACAAGTACAGATCGTTCTCCTTTGGCAACTAGAAGGACTTATACGATACAAGAACAATGTGAAGACTTGAAGGAGGAGGTTGCCAGCTCTTATTGGCCTAAGAAAAGGATGAAGTTAATTGATGGTGGCGACAATAGATCATCCCCACGTGTGGAAAAAACTACTTTGGTACAACCAAATGAAACCTGTGATAATATTAGTGATGCTGAATCAAAGAACTCTAGTGGCTGGACATATTCTGTTGATAAAACTAAAGTAGATGATTCAGGGGTGTGtgatatcaaattaaaaaaggaTAAGATCCGAGAATCTTTGAGAGTTCTGGAGAATTTAATTCCTGGTGCAAAAGGAAAGGAGCCAATGTTAGTCATTGATGGAACTATTGAGTACTTGAAAGTTTTGATGTCCCAAACTGGTTCTCCTGGGGTAGAACATCACTAA